A single Thermoanaerobacterium sp. RBIITD DNA region contains:
- a CDS encoding TPM domain-containing protein: MRKFGKVFLLVTLFLLIFTDAFSAPNIPPKPSEYDYVYDYAGLVNQNDANIIRSIGKAIEDASGSQLIVVTVDDIGDYPISDYALYLFRNWGIGKKDKNNGVLLLVDKKRLLEGKSGKVFISIGYGLEGAIPDSVAGRILDDYVLSKWEKKDYSGGILDGYKAIAASVAKEYNIDLNNFNTDDYVVKSRSKKDNIGNIITAIVLLIIAFSIFGNHRRGPFRRYWWWGGGPGGFGGGGVGGGFGGFGGSGGGGGSFGGGSTGGGGAGR; this comes from the coding sequence GTGCGTAAATTTGGCAAGGTCTTTTTATTAGTAACACTATTTTTGTTGATTTTTACTGATGCTTTTTCGGCACCAAATATACCTCCGAAACCATCAGAATATGACTATGTATATGATTATGCAGGATTAGTAAACCAAAATGATGCAAATATAATAAGAAGTATTGGAAAAGCGATAGAAGATGCAAGCGGATCACAGCTTATAGTTGTGACTGTTGACGATATTGGAGATTATCCAATATCTGATTACGCACTTTATTTGTTTAGAAATTGGGGAATAGGTAAAAAAGATAAAAATAATGGTGTACTACTTCTGGTGGATAAAAAAAGACTTTTAGAGGGCAAAAGTGGTAAAGTTTTTATATCGATTGGATATGGACTTGAAGGAGCTATACCTGATTCTGTCGCCGGTAGAATACTTGATGATTATGTATTGTCTAAATGGGAAAAGAAAGATTATTCTGGAGGCATTCTTGACGGATATAAGGCAATTGCTGCAAGTGTGGCCAAAGAGTATAATATTGATTTAAATAATTTTAATACCGACGATTATGTAGTAAAATCAAGAAGTAAAAAAGATAACATTGGCAATATTATTACCGCAATTGTTTTGCTTATTATAGCATTTAGCATCTTTGGAAATCATAGAAGAGGACCCTTCCGCCGTTATTGGTGGTGGGGCGGTGGTCCCGGAGGATTTGGTGGCGGGGGGGTTGGTGGCGGCTTCGGTGGTTTTGGAGGTTCCGGCGGTGGCGGAGGTAGTTTTGGAGGTGGCTCTACAGGTGGAGGTGGAGCTGGACGCTAG
- a CDS encoding thioredoxin family protein encodes MQKLNNIDDMKRLIKRNNMVLLYFSTVNCGICTTLLPKIDEMLLTYPNISAFHVSIDELPAASGEFSIFTVPSILVYIEGKEVIREARFISMDTLEDKIQKYYNMIF; translated from the coding sequence TTGCAAAAGCTTAATAATATTGATGATATGAAAAGATTAATTAAAAGAAATAATATGGTACTATTGTACTTTTCAACGGTGAACTGTGGTATTTGTACAACACTTCTGCCAAAGATTGACGAGATGCTTTTGACCTATCCTAATATATCGGCTTTTCATGTTTCTATAGATGAATTACCTGCAGCATCTGGTGAATTTTCTATTTTTACTGTTCCATCTATACTTGTTTATATTGAGGGAAAAGAAGTGATAAGAGAAGCTAGGTTTATTAGTATGGATACGTTAGAAGATAAAATCCAAAAATATTACAATATGATTTTTTAA
- a CDS encoding ROK family transcriptional regulator, producing MRHKSNLKELKEKNKKCILKLLLNDGPLSRTEISQRVGLSMTAVSDLVEELLNEKILIESGMGSSTGGRRPVMLEINTKNGYVATLKILRDKLICILFDFNLNKGIEKEIEFDYFDLPFLQKIIKELIKDLERDLKVEKRKIYGIGICINSDLKEFNLKGVLSTSISSGYLTLSQALSYELGIPVIEENEIYLKSMAEYLSLGINNNLAYIDINNEIQSSVILNGRRISENINIGHMIIDRYGPECSEGHRGCLNTLVTIKAILKKAITLSKDQSNVIDGTNSSFVNIDSIYKFFKSDAIDRIINDISDSLKITIINLKNLLNIKTFVLDGKIIKLFDISSRIQNSFDDIIIKCCSVGKDDILKATAKLTLNKIINEQEV from the coding sequence ATGAGACATAAAAGTAATTTAAAAGAATTGAAAGAGAAAAATAAGAAATGTATATTGAAATTATTATTGAATGATGGACCTTTATCAAGGACAGAGATTTCACAGCGTGTGGGATTAAGTATGACAGCAGTATCTGACCTGGTAGAGGAATTACTAAACGAGAAAATTTTGATAGAATCAGGAATGGGATCATCAACCGGGGGTAGAAGGCCCGTAATGCTTGAGATAAATACTAAAAATGGTTATGTTGCAACACTTAAGATATTAAGGGATAAACTAATCTGCATATTATTCGATTTTAACCTTAATAAAGGAATTGAAAAAGAAATTGAGTTTGATTATTTTGATCTACCTTTTTTGCAGAAAATAATAAAAGAATTGATTAAAGATCTTGAAAGGGATTTAAAGGTAGAAAAAAGAAAAATATATGGTATAGGTATATGTATTAACAGTGATTTGAAAGAATTTAATTTAAAGGGAGTTTTATCAACATCTATTTCTTCAGGTTATTTGACTTTATCGCAGGCTCTATCATATGAACTGGGTATACCTGTTATAGAAGAAAACGAAATATATCTTAAATCAATGGCTGAATATTTATCTCTTGGAATAAATAATAATCTTGCTTATATCGATATCAACAACGAAATACAATCATCAGTAATATTAAATGGTAGGAGAATAAGTGAAAATATAAATATTGGTCATATGATTATAGATAGATATGGACCAGAATGCTCCGAAGGGCATAGAGGCTGTCTTAATACACTCGTTACAATAAAAGCAATTTTAAAAAAAGCAATAACATTGAGCAAGGATCAAAGTAATGTGATTGATGGAACAAACTCATCCTTTGTGAATATCGACAGCATATATAAATTTTTTAAAAGTGATGCAATTGACAGAATCATCAATGATATTTCTGATTCGCTTAAAATTACAATAATAAACCTGAAAAATTTGCTCAACATTAAAACATTTGTTTTAGATGGAAAGATAATAAAATTATTCGATATTAGTAGTAGAATCCAAAATTCTTTTGATGATATTATTATTAAATGTTGTTCAGTAGGAAAAGATGATATTTTAAAAGCCACAGCAAAATTAACTTTAAATAAAATAATAAATGAACAGGAGGTATAA
- a CDS encoding small, acid-soluble spore protein, alpha/beta type encodes MNEKLKIEAAKELGLFEKVLRVGWSNLTAQETGKIGAIVKKRKKHITL; translated from the coding sequence ATGAATGAAAAACTTAAAATCGAAGCGGCAAAAGAACTCGGTTTATTTGAAAAAGTGCTTAGAGTCGGGTGGTCAAATTTAACTGCTCAAGAAACCGGTAAAATTGGAGCTATTGTAAAAAAAAGAAAAAAACATATAACTTTATGA
- the namA gene encoding NADPH dehydrogenase NamA, with translation MLFTPLKIKNTTIKNRIMMSPMCQYSAGQDGIANSWHFVHYVTRAVGGVGLIMLEATAVESRGRISDGDLGLWSDNQVEPLKKIVDECKKYGAVVGVQLAHAGRKCQVLSEMPVAPSTMEWSNEYKIPHEITKSEIDEIINNFKSAALRALNAGFDIIEIHAAHGYLIHEFLSPLSNKRSDEYGGTTENRVRFLKQVIKSVKEVWPGDKPLFVRVSADDYTDGGIDIEEMVKILSYLKDSGVDLIDVSSGGLLNAKIDLYPGYQVKYSERIKKDPGFMTATVGLITRAEMAEQLLKDGKADLIALGRELLRNPYWPLYAAHDLKEDIEWPQQYERGRFRV, from the coding sequence ATGTTATTTACACCATTAAAAATAAAAAATACTACAATCAAAAATCGCATTATGATGTCGCCTATGTGCCAATATTCGGCAGGACAAGATGGCATCGCTAATTCATGGCATTTTGTACATTATGTTACAAGAGCTGTCGGTGGTGTTGGTCTAATAATGCTTGAAGCAACCGCTGTTGAAAGCAGAGGTAGAATATCTGATGGTGATTTGGGTTTATGGAGTGATAATCAAGTCGAACCATTAAAAAAAATAGTAGATGAATGCAAAAAATATGGAGCGGTTGTAGGTGTTCAACTTGCACACGCTGGTAGAAAATGCCAAGTTTTAAGTGAAATGCCTGTAGCACCTTCGACGATGGAATGGAGTAATGAATACAAGATACCACATGAAATTACTAAGAGTGAAATAGATGAAATTATAAACAACTTTAAAAGTGCAGCTTTAAGGGCACTTAATGCCGGATTTGATATAATAGAAATACACGCAGCACATGGCTATTTAATACACGAATTTCTATCACCTTTGTCAAATAAAAGAAGCGATGAATACGGTGGTACAACTGAAAATAGAGTAAGATTTTTAAAACAAGTAATAAAATCTGTAAAGGAAGTATGGCCCGGGGATAAACCCCTCTTCGTAAGAGTATCTGCTGATGATTATACTGATGGTGGAATCGATATAGAAGAGATGGTTAAAATCCTATCATACTTAAAAGATAGCGGTGTTGATTTAATCGATGTTAGCAGTGGTGGCCTTTTAAATGCTAAAATTGATCTATATCCCGGATATCAAGTAAAGTATTCTGAAAGAATAAAAAAAGACCCTGGGTTTATGACGGCTACCGTCGGTCTTATAACCAGAGCTGAAATGGCTGAACAATTGCTTAAAGATGGTAAAGCAGATTTAATAGCACTCGGAAGAGAACTTCTCAGAAATCCATATTGGCCATTATATGCCGCTCATGACCTTAAAGAAGATATTGAATGGCCACAACAATATGAAAGGGGGAGGTTTAGAGTCTAG
- a CDS encoding FAD-dependent oxidoreductase, with translation MMIYDVAVIGGGVSGTIAAIAAARNGAKTILIEQYGFLGGSLTNMGVGPMMTFHAGDKQVILGIPQEVVNNLIKYGGSPGHVTDTTGFVSTVTPFDAEVMKYVLQKMLLKSGADILFHSFLYNVELDGENIKNIRIVNKSGIQEIKAKVYIDSTGDADLASRCGIEYALGRPQDNLTQPMTMNVRIGNVTIKEIKKYMENNPKEFTMIGIDKVKKAQRLMVNGFYSILKKARQNGEISFERDMVLFFETNTPGEVIVNMTRVQKLNGTDIIDLTQGEITGRNQAFEVYNFMKKYIPGFENSYLVSTGPQIGIRETRKIIGEYVLTAEDLVTNKRFEDCIARGGYPVDIHSPDSDATIYMQLKEGSYYDIPYRCLYSKRISNLLVSGRCISSTYEANAAVRVSPIAMATGQAAGTAAYLASKNNNKTSEVDVKVLREILIKQGAFI, from the coding sequence ATAATGATTTATGATGTTGCCGTAATAGGAGGCGGAGTATCAGGAACAATTGCTGCAATAGCCGCAGCGAGAAATGGTGCTAAGACAATTCTTATTGAACAGTACGGATTCCTTGGGGGATCGCTTACAAATATGGGAGTAGGACCCATGATGACATTTCATGCAGGAGATAAACAAGTCATATTGGGAATACCGCAGGAAGTTGTTAATAACCTCATTAAATATGGTGGAAGCCCAGGACATGTAACCGATACGACAGGATTTGTAAGCACAGTTACTCCATTTGATGCAGAAGTGATGAAGTATGTGCTTCAGAAGATGCTGTTAAAAAGCGGTGCAGATATTTTATTTCACAGCTTTTTATATAATGTAGAACTTGATGGTGAAAATATAAAAAATATAAGAATTGTCAATAAATCAGGTATCCAAGAGATAAAAGCAAAAGTATATATAGATTCTACTGGTGACGCCGACCTTGCCTCAAGGTGTGGTATTGAATATGCTCTTGGAAGGCCGCAGGATAATTTAACACAACCAATGACAATGAATGTAAGAATAGGTAATGTTACAATTAAAGAAATAAAAAAATATATGGAAAATAACCCAAAAGAATTTACGATGATAGGCATAGATAAAGTAAAAAAAGCACAAAGGCTTATGGTTAACGGATTTTATTCCATACTAAAAAAAGCTCGTCAAAATGGTGAAATAAGTTTTGAAAGGGATATGGTATTGTTCTTCGAGACAAATACACCTGGTGAAGTTATTGTAAATATGACAAGAGTACAAAAACTGAACGGCACAGATATAATAGACCTTACACAAGGAGAAATAACTGGACGAAACCAAGCATTTGAAGTTTATAACTTTATGAAGAAATATATACCCGGATTTGAAAATTCTTATCTCGTGTCAACAGGTCCACAAATTGGAATTAGGGAAACAAGGAAAATAATCGGTGAATATGTATTGACAGCCGAGGACCTTGTTACAAATAAGCGTTTTGAAGATTGTATAGCGAGAGGAGGGTATCCTGTAGATATACACTCACCGGATAGTGATGCAACAATATATATGCAGCTCAAAGAAGGAAGCTATTATGATATACCATATAGATGTTTATACAGTAAAAGAATAAGTAATCTTTTAGTATCAGGTAGGTGCATATCATCTACATATGAGGCAAATGCAGCGGTAAGAGTCTCACCTATAGCTATGGCAACTGGCCAAGCTGCTGGAACTGCTGCATATCTTGCATCGAAAAATAACAATAAAACTAGTGAAGTAGATGTAAAAGTATTAAGGGAAATATTAATAAAACAAGGAGCTTTCATATAA
- a CDS encoding cold-shock protein — protein MVRGKVKWFNAEKGYGFIEREGGSDVFVHYSAIEQDGFKTLEEGQEVEFDIVEAEKGPQAANVKKV, from the coding sequence ATGGTAAGAGGTAAAGTGAAATGGTTCAATGCTGAGAAAGGATATGGCTTCATAGAAAGAGAAGGAGGTTCTGATGTCTTCGTACACTACTCAGCTATTGAACAAGATGGTTTTAAGACATTAGAGGAAGGTCAAGAAGTTGAGTTTGATATAGTTGAAGCTGAAAAAGGTCCTCAAGCTGCAAATGTTAAAAAAGTTTGA
- a CDS encoding transposase family protein: MKCPFCGHTSSKVHSHYKRSFQDLPMQGNK; the protein is encoded by the coding sequence TTGAAATGCCCTTTCTGTGGTCATACATCATCAAAAGTTCATTCCCATTATAAAAGAAGCTTTCAAGATCTTCCAATGCAAGGCAATAAATGA
- a CDS encoding C4-dicarboxylate ABC transporter codes for MQAILILLLFLIIAGLMVSRKLPTLVALPILAIGIALIAGVPLSLVDPKTKLDTGILAYIIDGGAIKLSAAYVAVMFGAWLGQIMNQTGISKSIVKTAAELGGDRPLIMTLCITAAIALLFTTISGLGAVIMVGSIAVPIMLSVGVTPIIAVSMFLFGMAIGLELNMANWSFYITATGVSLGDVKNFAIVLMIFTAVMAVAFALIEFKRAGIKFAWAQTNADTDKKVNFLALLTPIVPIIFVLVFKWPIITSFIIGIIYSIITTQRSFKSALSMLTKTAYDGIADSAPAVLLMIGIGMLLNSVMHPMVSQVLSSVLKSIIPTTPLTYILFFSILAPLALYRGPLNLWGLGSGIAGLIISLKILPPTTVMGALLSTERIQVIGDPTNTQNVWLSNYVGVDVNKLMIKLLPYIWIIAIGGIITASIMFF; via the coding sequence ATGCAGGCGATTTTAATATTATTGTTGTTTTTGATAATAGCTGGACTTATGGTATCAAGAAAATTACCCACATTGGTAGCACTTCCTATACTTGCGATTGGTATTGCGTTAATTGCTGGTGTTCCATTGTCACTTGTTGATCCTAAGACTAAGCTTGATACAGGAATTCTTGCATATATTATAGATGGTGGTGCCATTAAACTTTCAGCAGCATATGTGGCTGTTATGTTTGGAGCATGGTTAGGACAGATAATGAATCAGACAGGCATATCAAAATCTATTGTAAAGACTGCAGCGGAATTAGGCGGTGACCGCCCACTGATAATGACACTTTGCATTACTGCTGCGATAGCGCTGCTTTTTACAACTATAAGCGGATTAGGTGCTGTAATTATGGTTGGCAGCATTGCTGTACCTATAATGCTTTCAGTTGGAGTAACTCCGATTATTGCTGTGTCAATGTTTTTATTTGGTATGGCAATAGGCCTTGAGCTTAATATGGCGAACTGGTCATTTTATATAACTGCAACGGGTGTTTCGCTTGGAGATGTTAAAAACTTTGCAATTGTTCTTATGATATTTACCGCTGTTATGGCAGTTGCTTTTGCTTTGATAGAGTTCAAGCGTGCAGGAATAAAATTCGCATGGGCACAAACTAATGCTGATACAGACAAAAAAGTAAATTTCTTAGCATTATTAACACCAATAGTTCCTATAATCTTTGTACTTGTATTCAAATGGCCTATAATTACTTCATTTATAATAGGCATAATCTATAGCATTATAACAACACAAAGATCATTTAAATCCGCTTTAAGTATGTTGACAAAAACCGCATATGATGGAATTGCAGATTCAGCACCTGCGGTATTATTGATGATTGGCATAGGAATGCTTTTAAATTCGGTTATGCATCCTATGGTATCACAGGTACTATCTTCAGTATTAAAAAGTATAATTCCGACAACACCACTGACATATATTTTATTCTTCAGTATACTAGCACCACTTGCACTATATAGAGGACCACTTAATCTATGGGGACTTGGTAGTGGTATTGCAGGTCTTATTATAAGCTTAAAGATATTACCACCAACAACTGTTATGGGTGCACTTTTATCGACTGAAAGGATTCAGGTAATAGGAGATCCTACAAATACACAAAATGTTTGGCTAAGCAATTATGTTGGTGTTGATGTAAATAAATTAATGATAAAACTATTGCCATATATATGGATAATAGCAATTGGAGGAATTATAACAGCATCAATAATGTTTTTCTAA
- a CDS encoding NAD-dependent protein deacylase translates to MNVDTNVYEKAAELIKKSKKTIVLTGAGISTESGIPDFRSPGTGLWEKMDPMEALSTRVLYNDPIKFYNNGFKILLSMKDARPNKAHYILAQMEDEGLISGIITQNIDNLHQKAGSHRIFEVHGQTRTGSCMNCGTKVSIDVLNDKIEKREIPPICDKCNGILRPDVVMFGDPMPEDFEKAWHEASNSDLMIVIGSSLTVSPVNFLPGLVKHLIIINKTRTPEDNRADVVIRCSASEALSNIITYLNKEEK, encoded by the coding sequence GTGAATGTTGATACAAATGTTTATGAAAAAGCCGCAGAGCTAATTAAAAAATCTAAAAAAACAATTGTTTTGACAGGTGCAGGTATATCAACTGAAAGCGGTATTCCGGATTTTAGAAGCCCTGGAACAGGACTATGGGAAAAGATGGATCCAATGGAAGCCTTGTCGACGCGAGTTTTATATAACGACCCTATAAAATTTTATAACAATGGTTTTAAAATACTGCTCTCAATGAAAGATGCAAGGCCTAATAAAGCACATTACATACTGGCTCAAATGGAAGATGAAGGCTTAATATCGGGTATAATAACGCAAAATATTGATAACTTACATCAAAAAGCTGGCTCACATAGGATATTTGAAGTCCATGGCCAAACTAGAACGGGAAGTTGCATGAACTGCGGTACAAAAGTTTCTATTGACGTGCTCAATGACAAAATAGAAAAAAGGGAGATTCCACCGATATGCGATAAATGTAATGGCATTTTAAGGCCAGATGTTGTAATGTTTGGCGATCCTATGCCGGAAGACTTTGAAAAGGCATGGCATGAGGCAAGCAACAGTGATTTGATGATAGTAATAGGATCTTCATTAACGGTATCACCTGTCAATTTTTTGCCCGGCCTTGTAAAACATCTCATAATAATTAATAAAACTAGAACACCTGAAGATAATAGGGCGGATGTAGTTATAAGATGTTCTGCTAGTGAAGCATTAAGTAATATTATCACATATTTAAATAAAGAAGAAAAATAA
- a CDS encoding NifU family protein produces the protein MKEKVEEVLSLLRPSLQADGGDVELIDVSDDGVVQVKLTGACGGCPFAMMTLKEGIERAIKEEVPEVKEVVAL, from the coding sequence GTGAAGGAAAAAGTAGAAGAAGTTTTAAGTCTTTTAAGACCGTCGCTTCAAGCAGATGGAGGAGATGTTGAACTCATCGATGTATCTGATGATGGAGTTGTGCAAGTCAAATTGACAGGCGCTTGTGGCGGTTGCCCATTTGCAATGATGACATTAAAAGAAGGAATAGAAAGAGCAATAAAGGAAGAAGTACCAGAAGTTAAGGAAGTTGTTGCTCTTTAA
- a CDS encoding hydantoinase/oxoprolinase family protein, with amino-acid sequence MKVRIGIDVGGTFTDAVAINSDTYELIGTVKLPTTHTAKEGVAKGIIEVLKKLMQDNNIKPEDVLFIAHGTTQATNALLEGDVVPVGIITVGKGLEGIKSKNDTNIGDIELAPGKILKTFSRYIEINDSLDTNIEKAITELKNEKAGAIVAAEAFSVDNPENENKIMEISENKGLPSTATHEITKLYGLKIRTRTAAINGCILPKMIDTANMTEESVKKSGIKAPLMIMRCDGGVMDVAEVRKRPILTMLSGPAAGVAGALMYEKISDGIFLEVGGTSTDISVIRNGKVMVSYAEVGGHKTYLNSLDVRTVGIAGGSMVRLGEKDIEDVGPRSAHIAGLPYSVYTDPDEIIDPELIYVKPKEGDPDDYIAVKSKNGKMFAITVSCAANILGYVKPEDYAYGNTEAARKAFEPISHKLGITIKEVAEKIMDKACMKDLKVVESLIEDYKLDKNSTVLVGGGGGSAAIVPHLAKMMNMKYKIAKNAQVISTIGVALAMVREVVERTVQDPTEKDILSIRNEAKEAVIKAGALESTVEIFVEVDSQKNVLRAIATGATELRSKDMLNKKLSEKEIIKIAAESMSVDKSNVEIAAKTGDMFVFRGRKKQKGLLGLFKKISEYTRVIDIEGIIRLNKNKASIYIADISNFEDLLNKGLEENIFYGDGGAEIPDCFIVLPNRMIDLSGLIDKNQIISLAKIEVDGINENEKIAIIICKR; translated from the coding sequence TTGAAAGTAAGGATTGGAATAGATGTCGGAGGAACATTCACAGATGCAGTCGCAATAAATAGTGATACTTATGAACTTATTGGAACTGTTAAGCTTCCTACAACACATACTGCCAAAGAGGGCGTTGCAAAAGGTATAATAGAAGTATTGAAGAAATTAATGCAGGATAATAATATAAAACCGGAAGATGTACTTTTTATTGCACATGGCACAACACAGGCGACAAATGCTCTTCTTGAAGGTGATGTCGTCCCTGTTGGAATAATTACAGTAGGTAAAGGGTTAGAAGGAATAAAATCAAAAAACGATACAAATATAGGTGACATAGAGCTTGCACCTGGTAAGATTTTAAAAACATTTAGCAGATATATTGAGATAAATGATTCTCTTGATACAAATATAGAAAAGGCTATAACAGAATTAAAAAATGAAAAAGCTGGGGCAATTGTAGCTGCAGAAGCATTTTCAGTAGATAACCCGGAAAATGAAAACAAAATAATGGAGATATCAGAAAATAAAGGATTACCTTCGACAGCAACACATGAAATAACAAAACTATATGGACTCAAAATAAGAACAAGAACAGCGGCAATAAACGGATGTATATTGCCTAAAATGATAGACACAGCAAATATGACAGAAGAAAGCGTAAAAAAATCGGGAATAAAGGCACCACTAATGATAATGAGATGCGATGGTGGTGTAATGGATGTTGCTGAAGTAAGAAAAAGGCCAATACTTACTATGCTGTCAGGGCCAGCCGCAGGCGTTGCAGGAGCGTTAATGTACGAAAAAATATCTGATGGAATCTTTCTTGAAGTAGGTGGTACATCTACAGATATATCGGTAATAAGAAACGGAAAAGTAATGGTAAGCTATGCAGAAGTAGGAGGACATAAAACATATCTCAATTCACTTGATGTACGGACAGTCGGAATTGCTGGTGGTAGCATGGTAAGGCTTGGAGAAAAAGACATAGAAGACGTAGGACCGAGAAGTGCACACATTGCCGGTCTTCCATATTCAGTTTATACAGATCCAGACGAAATAATTGATCCAGAACTAATATATGTAAAGCCTAAAGAAGGAGATCCAGATGATTATATTGCTGTTAAGAGCAAAAATGGAAAAATGTTTGCCATAACGGTATCATGTGCTGCAAATATACTTGGATATGTAAAACCAGAAGACTATGCGTACGGGAATACAGAAGCCGCAAGAAAAGCATTTGAACCAATATCACATAAGCTTGGGATTACTATAAAAGAAGTAGCAGAAAAAATCATGGATAAAGCATGTATGAAAGACCTAAAAGTTGTAGAAAGTCTTATTGAAGACTATAAACTTGATAAAAATTCGACTGTTTTAGTAGGCGGCGGGGGAGGAAGCGCAGCAATAGTGCCACACCTTGCAAAAATGATGAATATGAAATACAAGATTGCCAAAAATGCACAGGTAATATCTACAATAGGTGTAGCTCTCGCAATGGTAAGAGAAGTGGTAGAAAGGACAGTGCAAGATCCAACTGAAAAAGACATATTATCAATAAGAAATGAAGCGAAAGAAGCAGTCATAAAAGCAGGGGCTCTTGAAAGTACAGTAGAGATATTTGTAGAAGTAGATTCACAGAAAAATGTACTACGGGCAATAGCAACAGGTGCAACAGAATTAAGATCAAAAGACATGTTAAACAAAAAACTAAGTGAAAAAGAAATAATAAAAATTGCTGCCGAATCTATGTCTGTTGATAAAAGTAATGTAGAAATCGCGGCTAAAACAGGAGATATGTTTGTATTTAGAGGAAGAAAAAAACAAAAAGGATTACTTGGACTTTTCAAAAAGATCAGTGAATATACAAGGGTTATAGATATAGAAGGAATAATAAGGCTTAATAAAAATAAAGCATCTATATATATTGCCGATATATCAAACTTTGAAGATCTGTTAAATAAAGGCCTTGAGGAAAATATATTTTATGGCGATGGCGGAGCAGAAATACCAGACTGCTTCATAGTACTACCCAATAGAATGATAGATTTATCTGGTTTGATAGATAAAAACCAGATAATATCATTGGCAAAAATTGAAGTAGATGGAATAAATGAAAATGAAAAGATAGCAATTATTATCTGTAAAAGGTGA